One Falsibacillus pallidus DNA window includes the following coding sequences:
- a CDS encoding NUDIX domain-containing protein: MNISKNNGFEFLDFIKISEEEMSIYKPIAGSFAVINCTGRYLMCYNSWRKQWELPAGQREAHETSKECAIRELYEETGQIVHDLDFKGLIKVKNLSNGNVKYNPIYFSSIDELQPFQENNETSEIKLWDLKEKIGVLDEVDIKVFDYVR, translated from the coding sequence ATGAACATTAGTAAAAATAATGGATTTGAATTTCTTGATTTTATAAAGATATCAGAAGAAGAAATGAGTATTTACAAACCCATTGCTGGTTCTTTTGCAGTGATAAATTGTACAGGAAGATATCTTATGTGCTACAACTCATGGAGAAAACAATGGGAACTACCTGCAGGACAGCGGGAAGCACACGAAACATCAAAGGAGTGTGCAATTAGGGAACTTTATGAAGAAACAGGACAAATCGTTCATGATTTAGACTTCAAGGGCTTAATAAAAGTAAAAAACTTATCGAATGGCAACGTGAAATATAATCCCATTTATTTTTCATCTATTGATGAACTGCAGCCCTTTCAGGAGAACAACGAAACCTCTGAAATAAAATTATGGGATTTAAAAGAGAAAATTGGAGTTCTTGACGAGGTGGATATAAAAGTTTTCGACTATGTTAGATAA
- a CDS encoding CPBP family intramembrane glutamic endopeptidase gives MIILTVLLLAIVIGYPIWDHYFMKKGDFSNKNKMYALIIVPQWVLTGMFFIYYLAAGRSITALFVVENPVLASQMDGLKRMGMGVLSALAFIVLIFLVAKKLKQKFSTFFSDQLDSVRFMLPTTVGERLLFALVALTAGFCEEVIFRAVMLDYFQDLPWHLSITAIIIIMSVFFGIVHLYQGVKGVIGTAYIGAGLLFIFLITGNLWICILLHFLIDVKFVFTRNSKKETIVTA, from the coding sequence TTGATTATTTTAACGGTTTTACTGCTTGCGATTGTCATAGGCTACCCAATTTGGGATCACTATTTTATGAAAAAAGGAGACTTTTCCAATAAAAATAAGATGTATGCATTAATCATTGTTCCTCAATGGGTGCTGACAGGTATGTTTTTTATCTATTATTTAGCAGCAGGACGCTCCATCACAGCCTTATTTGTCGTTGAAAACCCTGTTTTGGCATCTCAAATGGACGGTTTAAAAAGGATGGGAATGGGGGTTCTAAGTGCCCTTGCTTTCATCGTTTTGATTTTTTTAGTGGCTAAAAAATTGAAACAAAAATTTTCCACTTTCTTCTCAGATCAGCTTGATAGCGTCCGCTTCATGCTGCCAACTACGGTAGGCGAGAGACTGCTTTTTGCACTGGTGGCACTGACGGCCGGCTTTTGTGAGGAAGTGATTTTCAGAGCAGTAATGTTGGATTACTTTCAGGACTTGCCTTGGCATTTATCTATTACAGCGATCATTATCATAATGAGTGTGTTCTTTGGAATCGTGCATTTATACCAGGGCGTAAAAGGCGTTATCGGTACAGCGTATATCGGTGCCGGTCTGCTTTTTATCTTTCTGATTACCGGAAACCTGTGGATTTGCATTCTCCTCCACTTCCTGATTGATGTGAAGTTTGTATTTACGCGTAATTCTAAAAAAGAGACAATTGTAACTGCTTAA
- a CDS encoding nuclear transport factor 2 family protein, with amino-acid sequence MNDSGFREFLDAYLKAWKNSSITEIKTFISPDYQAREISGGEIIDFGYGESIEGWNQGFQFVKEKQAEWELDERSIIPLRENECLAILSANIVIDGKPMNSVNLFFNTFKLSHGEWKLVRSYIEAGVSSSAVMQTTI; translated from the coding sequence ATGAACGATTCAGGATTCCGAGAATTCCTTGATGCCTACCTAAAGGCTTGGAAAAATTCATCCATAACAGAGATAAAAACCTTCATCTCCCCTGACTATCAAGCAAGGGAAATTTCCGGCGGGGAAATCATCGATTTTGGCTATGGTGAATCCATCGAGGGCTGGAATCAAGGGTTTCAGTTTGTGAAGGAAAAGCAGGCTGAGTGGGAGCTTGATGAGCGTTCCATCATCCCTTTGCGGGAAAATGAATGCCTTGCGATCCTCTCTGCCAATATCGTCATTGACGGCAAGCCGATGAATTCCGTTAATTTATTTTTCAACACGTTCAAGCTGTCACATGGCGAATGGAAATTGGTCAGAAGCTACATTGAAGCTGGTGTTTCATCCTCTGCGGTCATGCAGACAACCATATAG
- a CDS encoding ABC transporter ATP-binding protein, with protein MVRLQTDQLHIGYGDKLIVKDLTLQIPDGEITSIIGSNGCGKSTLLKGMARIIPHQSGIVVLDGVSISKQDTKSLAKKLAILPQTPESAAGLTVGELVSYGRFPHQSGLGRLTKDDVEIIQWAMSVTGTFPFQYTPVDALSGGQRQRVWIAMALAQETDIIFLDEPTTYLDMAHQLEVLELLQKLNEEQQRTIVMVLHDLNQAARFSNHLIAMKDGRIVQSGTAEKVIQKHILQEVFQIDAEIGRDPRTNKPMCITYNLLKGDNQNVEKNASIPALAGSYA; from the coding sequence ATGGTCCGCCTGCAAACCGATCAATTACATATAGGCTATGGCGATAAGTTGATCGTCAAAGATTTGACGCTTCAAATACCTGACGGCGAAATCACTTCCATCATCGGTTCGAACGGATGCGGCAAATCCACTCTTTTAAAAGGTATGGCGCGCATCATCCCCCATCAGTCCGGGATAGTGGTACTTGATGGCGTCAGCATTTCCAAACAGGATACAAAATCCTTGGCGAAAAAATTGGCCATCCTCCCACAGACACCGGAAAGCGCGGCTGGATTAACGGTCGGCGAACTGGTTTCCTACGGACGCTTTCCACACCAATCCGGGTTGGGCAGGCTGACGAAGGACGATGTGGAAATTATTCAATGGGCAATGTCCGTCACAGGGACTTTCCCTTTCCAATACACTCCTGTCGACGCCCTTTCTGGCGGACAGAGGCAGCGTGTTTGGATTGCGATGGCCCTCGCCCAAGAAACGGATATCATCTTTCTGGATGAACCCACCACCTACCTCGATATGGCTCATCAGCTCGAAGTACTCGAACTGCTGCAAAAACTGAACGAGGAGCAGCAAAGGACCATTGTCATGGTGCTTCACGATTTAAATCAGGCCGCTCGATTCTCAAACCATCTGATTGCCATGAAAGATGGCCGGATCGTCCAGAGCGGTACGGCCGAAAAAGTGATACAGAAGCACATCCTTCAGGAGGTTTTTCAAATTGATGCCGAAATCGGGAGGGATCCCCGAACAAACAAACCAATGTGCATCACCTACAATCTATTAAAAGGAGATAATCAAAATGTCGAAAAAAATGCTAGCATTCCTGCTCTTGCTGGTTCTTACGCTTAG
- a CDS encoding GNAT family N-acetyltransferase, which yields METERLALQPLHLKYADRVEELANDYDVAKTTLGMPYPYPKGGAKAFIEDRLASEKDGGFVIYAITLKDTDDFIGMITFSINERHKRCEFAYWIGKAYWGKGYGTEAAKRMLDLAFNELNLNKVYAQAFAGNPGSWRIMEKIGMTYEGKLRQHVSRFDEYHDLVQYGLVREEYLKKNHI from the coding sequence ATGGAAACAGAAAGATTAGCGCTGCAGCCGCTTCATTTAAAATACGCAGATCGCGTAGAAGAGCTCGCCAACGACTATGATGTGGCCAAAACGACGCTGGGGATGCCTTACCCTTATCCAAAAGGCGGTGCAAAGGCGTTTATTGAAGACAGACTCGCTTCAGAAAAGGACGGCGGCTTCGTCATTTACGCCATCACATTGAAAGATACCGACGATTTTATCGGGATGATCACCTTCTCAATCAACGAGCGGCACAAGCGCTGCGAATTTGCCTATTGGATTGGGAAAGCCTATTGGGGCAAAGGATACGGGACCGAAGCAGCAAAGCGCATGCTGGATCTTGCCTTTAATGAGCTGAACCTTAATAAAGTCTATGCCCAGGCGTTTGCCGGCAACCCGGGTTCGTGGAGGATCATGGAGAAGATCGGGATGACCTATGAAGGCAAGCTGAGGCAGCATGTTTCCCGATTCGATGAGTATCATGATTTGGTGCAATATGGTCTGGTGCGGGAGGAATATTTGAAGAAAAATCATATTTAA
- a CDS encoding DUF3951 domain-containing protein has product MAFVYTIFIIAVIVFIFYRISKKKSTPSNRYTPYDNITMGTNGSQENTPIHDTKHHVPFEEKSTNAKNE; this is encoded by the coding sequence TTGGCTTTTGTCTATACAATTTTCATCATTGCCGTCATCGTATTTATTTTCTACCGCATTTCGAAAAAGAAATCCACGCCATCAAACCGCTACACCCCATACGACAATATCACAATGGGGACAAATGGCAGTCAGGAAAATACACCGATACATGATACAAAGCACCATGTTCCGTTTGAGGAGAAATCAACGAACGCTAAGAACGAATAA
- a CDS encoding FecCD family ABC transporter permease: MMNGKMNAVPFPYKLIASLAVFAAAFVAAMIFGAADTSLSDVWNAFTDPTTSKTASMLYELRLPRGLGAALVGAALGVPGAIMQGMTRNPLADPGLLGLTAGANAALAAAMALLPSANYFSITIACFIGAAAGVLLVFGIGTMKRGGFSPLRIVLAGAAVSAFLTAAAEGIGIFFKVSKDVSMWTAGGLSGTSWSQIQLIAPFILIGIAASIFCSRQLTILSLNEEVAVGLGQNIAKTKAVLFLVIIILAGSSVALVGNMAFIGLMIPHIVRWLVGTDYRFILPISAIFGAAFMLAADTLARTISAPYETPVAAIVSLLGLPFFLFIVHKGGRAFS, encoded by the coding sequence ATGATGAATGGCAAGATGAATGCAGTTCCATTTCCATATAAATTAATCGCGTCACTTGCCGTATTTGCTGCCGCTTTTGTCGCTGCAATGATTTTCGGGGCGGCGGATACAAGCTTGAGCGACGTTTGGAATGCTTTTACTGATCCCACTACTTCCAAAACGGCATCCATGCTCTACGAACTCCGGCTTCCACGGGGACTTGGAGCAGCCTTGGTTGGTGCAGCCCTTGGCGTTCCCGGAGCCATCATGCAAGGGATGACCCGGAATCCGCTGGCAGACCCCGGCCTTCTTGGTTTAACAGCCGGAGCCAATGCAGCACTTGCCGCTGCTATGGCCCTCCTGCCTTCTGCTAATTATTTTTCCATCACTATTGCCTGCTTCATTGGAGCAGCAGCTGGCGTCCTTCTCGTATTTGGCATCGGCACTATGAAACGCGGCGGTTTTTCCCCTCTTCGCATCGTGCTTGCAGGTGCTGCTGTTTCCGCTTTTTTGACCGCTGCCGCAGAAGGAATCGGAATTTTTTTCAAAGTTTCGAAGGATGTGTCCATGTGGACGGCAGGGGGGCTCTCAGGCACTTCGTGGAGCCAGATCCAGCTTATTGCTCCATTTATTCTAATTGGAATCGCAGCATCCATCTTTTGCTCCAGGCAGTTGACGATCCTGAGCCTGAATGAAGAAGTGGCAGTGGGTCTGGGGCAGAACATAGCGAAAACTAAGGCCGTTTTGTTCCTGGTCATCATCATCCTTGCAGGGTCTTCCGTGGCGCTTGTCGGCAACATGGCTTTCATCGGTCTCATGATTCCCCATATTGTCCGCTGGCTTGTCGGGACAGACTACCGATTCATCCTCCCGATTTCAGCGATTTTCGGGGCTGCTTTTATGCTTGCTGCCGATACATTGGCAAGGACGATTTCAGCTCCATATGAAACACCGGTCGCAGCCATCGTCTCCCTATTGGGCCTGCCATTCTTTCTGTTCATTGTCCATAAAGGAGGGCGTGCATTCTCATGA
- a CDS encoding iron-hydroxamate ABC transporter substrate-binding protein, whose amino-acid sequence MSKKMLAFLLLLVLTLSACSSNTTNQDKKDSKESKPSTITYQSENGPVKVPADPKRVVVLSSYAGNVMALGVNLVGVDSWSKMNPRFQDKLKGVEEVSDENLEKIIELNPDLIIGLSTIKNIDKLKKIAPTVTFTYGKLDYLSQHIEIGKLLNKEKEAKTWVADFKKRAKEEGEAIKAKIGDDATVSVVENFDKQLYVFGDNWGRGTEILYQEMKLKMPENVKENALKPGYYAISPEVLPDYAGDYLIISKNKDSDNSFQETETYKNIPAVKNGHVYEADAKEFYFNDPITLDYQLEFFKKSFLAD is encoded by the coding sequence ATGTCGAAAAAAATGCTAGCATTCCTGCTCTTGCTGGTTCTTACGCTTAGTGCCTGCAGCAGCAATACAACAAACCAAGATAAAAAAGATTCGAAAGAAAGCAAGCCCTCCACCATCACGTATCAATCCGAAAACGGACCGGTGAAAGTACCAGCCGATCCGAAGCGAGTCGTTGTTCTATCTTCCTATGCCGGAAATGTCATGGCATTAGGCGTCAACCTGGTCGGAGTGGATTCATGGTCCAAGATGAACCCGCGTTTCCAAGACAAGTTAAAAGGCGTTGAAGAAGTATCTGATGAAAACCTGGAAAAAATCATTGAATTGAATCCCGACCTGATCATCGGTCTTTCCACAATCAAAAACATTGATAAATTAAAGAAAATTGCCCCTACAGTCACTTTTACATACGGGAAGCTTGACTATTTGTCCCAGCATATAGAAATCGGGAAACTTCTGAATAAAGAGAAGGAAGCGAAGACTTGGGTGGCTGACTTCAAGAAGCGTGCAAAAGAGGAAGGCGAAGCGATCAAAGCTAAAATCGGCGATGATGCAACCGTTTCAGTAGTTGAAAACTTTGATAAGCAGCTATATGTATTCGGCGACAACTGGGGACGCGGAACGGAAATCCTTTATCAAGAAATGAAATTGAAAATGCCGGAAAACGTAAAGGAAAACGCACTAAAACCAGGCTACTATGCCATTTCTCCAGAAGTCCTGCCTGATTATGCAGGAGATTATTTAATCATCAGTAAAAACAAAGACAGCGACAACTCTTTCCAGGAAACAGAAACATACAAAAACATCCCTGCTGTCAAAAATGGTCATGTGTACGAAGCAGATGCAAAAGAATTTTATTTTAACGACCCGATCACTCTCGACTATCAGCTTGAATTCTTTAAAAAATCGTTTCTAGCAGACTGA
- a CDS encoding DUF1129 family protein yields the protein MKAKQLIEENNRKRSLLTKENEEYYGDMLVYIRLTLSLSEQQSEEVLMEMLDHLLEGQEEGKSAREIFGEDPKRYADEIIENLPKEQKREIFPFLLGIVLNLISWMLMIRGAAILVVSQFKSVEDTVYPITGLIVFAVILATILFDISFIFKMVKKTLFTENIRKKRDTIKVAIYVALSMGLVIAVSQFTPEFGPVIHYSWLASMLTGAILWGIVTILKKRYIGFR from the coding sequence GTGAAGGCGAAACAATTAATAGAAGAAAATAATCGGAAGCGCAGCCTTCTTACGAAAGAAAATGAAGAATACTACGGGGACATGCTGGTCTATATCCGCCTGACGTTATCATTGTCTGAGCAGCAGTCCGAAGAAGTCCTGATGGAGATGCTCGATCATTTGCTCGAGGGGCAGGAAGAAGGGAAATCAGCGCGCGAAATTTTTGGAGAGGATCCGAAACGATACGCGGATGAAATTATTGAAAATCTCCCGAAAGAACAAAAGCGCGAAATCTTTCCTTTCCTTCTCGGGATCGTACTCAATCTTATCAGCTGGATGTTGATGATCCGCGGTGCTGCTATTTTAGTGGTTTCGCAATTCAAGAGCGTGGAAGATACGGTTTATCCCATTACTGGGCTCATTGTTTTTGCAGTGATTCTTGCAACAATCTTATTTGATATCTCGTTTATTTTCAAGATGGTCAAAAAAACACTGTTCACTGAAAATATCCGCAAAAAGAGAGACACCATCAAAGTCGCCATCTATGTGGCACTGTCGATGGGACTTGTCATCGCGGTAAGCCAATTTACTCCCGAGTTCGGTCCGGTGATTCACTATTCATGGCTTGCTTCTATGCTGACGGGTGCCATATTGTGGGGGATTGTCACTATATTGAAGAAAAGATATATCGGATTTAGATGA
- a CDS encoding DUF6429 family protein, translated as MEQNIRAEQIKELSLLLLYLTSWEETGVLAEMRRSWKGYPFDILDELTEENLLVGSKKAKSVHLTTAGIEEAKKLVGKYLSNS; from the coding sequence ATGGAGCAAAATATTAGGGCAGAACAGATAAAGGAGCTTTCGCTGTTATTGCTTTACCTGACATCCTGGGAAGAGACCGGAGTTTTGGCTGAGATGCGAAGAAGCTGGAAAGGGTACCCTTTTGACATCCTGGACGAATTAACGGAAGAGAACTTGCTTGTAGGAAGCAAGAAGGCAAAGTCGGTGCATTTGACCACGGCAGGCATAGAGGAAGCTAAAAAATTAGTTGGAAAATACTTATCCAACTCGTAA
- a CDS encoding fructose bisphosphate aldolase — MNKSQFDRMKNGKGFIAALDQSGGSTPKALAAYGVMEDAYSNEDEMFDQVHKMRTRIITSPVFSSMSILGVILFEQTMDSKVEGKYTADYLADHNIVPFLKVDKGLAEKKNGVQLMKPNPDLDETLRRANERNIFGTKMRSVIHEPNEEGIKEVVDQQFEIGKKIIAADLVPIIEPEVDIHSGDKEKCEEILKAEILKHLNELSEDENVMLKLTIPTKANAYKDLVEHPRVVRVVALSGGYSRAEANEKLKENDGMIASFSRALAEELRFSQSAEEFNIALKSAIDSIYDASVNKK, encoded by the coding sequence ATGAACAAGAGTCAATTCGATCGAATGAAGAATGGTAAGGGATTTATCGCCGCGCTCGACCAAAGCGGAGGCAGCACGCCGAAAGCATTGGCAGCTTATGGCGTCATGGAAGATGCATACTCGAATGAAGACGAAATGTTTGATCAGGTGCACAAGATGCGGACGAGGATCATTACATCTCCGGTTTTCAGTTCAATGTCCATTCTTGGCGTCATCCTGTTCGAACAGACGATGGACAGCAAAGTGGAAGGAAAGTATACCGCTGACTATTTGGCCGACCACAACATTGTGCCATTTTTAAAAGTGGATAAAGGCCTGGCTGAGAAGAAGAATGGCGTCCAGCTCATGAAACCGAATCCGGATCTTGATGAGACACTGCGCCGTGCCAATGAGCGAAATATCTTCGGCACTAAGATGCGTTCAGTCATTCATGAACCAAATGAGGAAGGCATCAAGGAGGTAGTGGACCAACAATTTGAAATTGGGAAAAAGATTATCGCTGCTGATTTGGTCCCGATCATTGAACCTGAAGTAGATATCCACAGTGGGGATAAGGAAAAATGCGAGGAAATCCTGAAAGCAGAAATTCTCAAACATTTGAATGAGCTTTCCGAGGATGAAAACGTGATGCTGAAGCTTACCATACCAACAAAGGCAAATGCCTACAAAGATTTAGTGGAGCATCCGCGAGTTGTGAGAGTTGTGGCTCTTTCCGGCGGATATTCCCGCGCGGAAGCTAATGAAAAGCTGAAAGAAAACGATGGAATGATTGCAAGCTTCTCACGCGCGCTGGCAGAAGAATTGAGATTCAGTCAGTCTGCCGAAGAGTTTAACATCGCGCTAAAGAGTGCCATTGATTCTATATATGATGCTTCTGTGAATAAAAAATAA
- a CDS encoding uridine kinase family protein has translation MDQILEKTVDWIRKQDRRIVIGISGHGASGKTTFAGKLLTLLGENDVNYINTDPYIVDSGVRKHAEIDYEYEGEKHNFKMTACHPAAHNSLALKRDIRMIRDGLDLYTIGTHYMESTLISSAKNATIVEGMTTAFVDPELFDLKIYLYTDGETEIKRRGIRDVAERGADIEYLVHSHNERRIQYEVFMHPYHQNFDVIIRNSDGDFEIERWEFPINE, from the coding sequence ATGGATCAGATTTTAGAAAAAACAGTTGATTGGATCAGAAAGCAAGATAGAAGGATTGTCATCGGGATTTCCGGGCATGGCGCGTCGGGGAAGACGACTTTCGCCGGGAAACTTCTAACATTGCTCGGTGAAAATGATGTGAATTATATCAACACGGACCCTTATATTGTGGATTCTGGTGTGAGAAAGCACGCTGAGATCGACTATGAATATGAGGGAGAGAAGCATAATTTCAAAATGACAGCATGCCATCCTGCTGCGCACAATTCGCTTGCACTGAAGCGGGATATCCGCATGATTCGCGATGGGCTCGACCTTTATACGATCGGGACGCATTATATGGAGAGTACACTTATTTCCTCTGCAAAAAATGCAACCATTGTCGAGGGCATGACGACAGCTTTCGTAGATCCTGAGTTATTTGATCTGAAAATCTATTTATATACGGATGGAGAAACAGAGATTAAGAGAAGAGGCATCCGGGATGTGGCGGAACGCGGCGCTGATATAGAGTATCTCGTGCATTCCCATAATGAGCGAAGGATTCAATATGAGGTGTTCATGCATCCATACCATCAGAATTTTGACGTGATCATCCGGAATTCGGATGGGGACTTTGAGATAGAGAGATGGGAGTTTCCGATTAACGAATAA
- a CDS encoding FecCD family ABC transporter permease, with the protein MIHPSIIKKQRLLLALFTLLIFITVFIGMGLGYSSVSYKNILPTIFGEGTFKDEFVLFSIRMPRIIITLLSGMALAVSGAILQRITRNDLADPGIIGINSGAGAAIALFFLYAPIEADSFAMLIPVVAFLGAFAAALLIYLFSFRKNEGLQPTRLILTGIGLSMALSGLMIVLISSAEREKVDFIAKWLAGAIWGSDWPFIWAILPWLAALIPFTFYKAQRLNLFGVSAPVSIGVGMSMEKERFTLLLTAVGLSAAAVSITGGIAFIGLMAPHLAKALIGPRHQLFLPLATLIGGWLLILADTIGRNIAGPEGIPAGIVAALIGAPYFIYLLVRK; encoded by the coding sequence ATGATTCATCCATCCATCATCAAAAAACAACGGCTATTGCTTGCCCTTTTTACTCTCTTAATCTTCATCACCGTTTTCATCGGGATGGGACTTGGCTACTCTTCCGTTTCCTATAAAAATATCCTTCCCACCATTTTCGGTGAAGGCACTTTTAAAGATGAGTTCGTGCTATTTTCCATACGGATGCCCCGAATCATCATCACGCTTTTATCTGGAATGGCCTTGGCGGTTTCCGGTGCTATTCTTCAAAGAATCACACGGAATGACTTGGCAGACCCGGGCATCATAGGGATTAACTCCGGCGCAGGGGCTGCCATTGCCCTCTTCTTCTTATATGCACCGATTGAAGCTGATTCCTTTGCCATGCTCATTCCAGTTGTCGCGTTTCTTGGTGCATTCGCAGCGGCGCTTCTCATCTATCTTTTTTCTTTCCGGAAAAATGAAGGGCTGCAGCCGACCCGCCTCATCCTTACAGGCATTGGCTTATCCATGGCGCTTTCCGGATTAATGATTGTCCTGATTTCTTCAGCCGAACGGGAAAAAGTAGACTTCATTGCCAAATGGCTCGCCGGTGCCATTTGGGGAAGCGATTGGCCATTTATCTGGGCCATTCTGCCTTGGCTTGCAGCATTGATTCCATTTACCTTTTACAAAGCACAGCGCCTGAACTTATTTGGTGTCAGTGCCCCCGTATCGATCGGAGTCGGAATGTCCATGGAAAAAGAGCGGTTCACCTTGCTCCTGACAGCAGTCGGTCTTTCAGCGGCTGCCGTATCGATAACAGGCGGTATCGCCTTCATTGGATTGATGGCTCCTCACTTGGCAAAAGCTCTCATCGGCCCGCGCCATCAACTATTTCTACCGCTTGCCACACTCATTGGGGGATGGCTGCTCATCCTTGCCGATACCATAGGCCGGAATATCGCCGGTCCGGAAGGTATCCCGGCCGGGATTGTAGCAGCATTAATTGGGGCGCCATATTTTATTTATTTGCTTGTGCGGAAATAG
- a CDS encoding NUDIX hydrolase yields the protein MDYIKNMRKLIGHETLLTVGCGVIIEDDDRILLQHRTDADNWCIPGGMMEMGETFEQAARREAWEETGLTVAELELFGIYSGEKCFVEYPNKDKVFSVQIIFKANRYTGNIKLEDVESREHRFFNRSELPANLNPRQKPFIEDWAEKKSIPIIS from the coding sequence ATGGATTACATCAAAAATATGAGAAAGCTGATCGGCCATGAAACGCTGCTGACGGTCGGGTGCGGGGTCATAATTGAAGATGACGACCGAATTTTGCTGCAGCATCGAACGGATGCAGACAATTGGTGCATTCCCGGCGGTATGATGGAAATGGGCGAAACGTTTGAGCAGGCTGCAAGAAGAGAAGCTTGGGAAGAAACGGGATTGACTGTGGCGGAACTGGAGTTGTTCGGCATCTACTCCGGGGAGAAATGCTTTGTGGAATATCCGAATAAGGACAAGGTGTTCAGCGTCCAGATTATTTTTAAGGCAAATCGATACACTGGTAACATCAAGCTGGAGGATGTGGAAAGCAGGGAGCATCGATTTTTCAATAGAAGTGAATTGCCTGCCAATCTGAATCCCAGGCAGAAGCCTTTTATCGAGGATTGGGCGGAGAAGAAAAGTATCCCTATAATCAGTTGA
- a CDS encoding GNAT family N-acetyltransferase, which produces MLFVNGRLMVRLLEKEDAWLLAKWLSDPVVLEFYEGRDNPFDMNKVNEKFYQRENGVARCIIEYDDAAIGYIQFYKLEEESRQLYGYEDETELIYGMDQFIGETEYWNKGIGTLLVQSMVDFLIEEKQADRVVMDPQTWNERAVRCYEKCGFKKVKLLPKNEWHEGEFRDCWLIEKGNICS; this is translated from the coding sequence TTGCTATTTGTGAATGGCAGGTTAATGGTTCGGCTTCTGGAAAAAGAAGATGCATGGCTGCTGGCGAAATGGCTGAGTGATCCAGTGGTGCTTGAGTTTTATGAAGGAAGGGATAATCCTTTTGATATGAATAAGGTCAATGAAAAGTTTTATCAGCGTGAAAATGGTGTGGCCCGCTGTATCATAGAATATGACGACGCTGCAATCGGCTATATCCAGTTTTATAAGCTGGAAGAGGAGTCGCGGCAGCTATATGGGTATGAGGATGAAACAGAACTGATTTATGGAATGGATCAATTTATTGGTGAGACTGAGTATTGGAATAAAGGAATCGGCACGCTTCTTGTTCAATCGATGGTGGACTTCTTAATAGAAGAAAAGCAGGCAGACAGGGTGGTGATGGATCCGCAGACATGGAATGAGCGTGCGGTACGCTGTTATGAAAAGTGTGGATTTAAAAAAGTGAAGCTCTTGCCGAAAAATGAATGGCATGAAGGCGAATTTCGAGATTGTTGGCTGATTGAAAAAGGGAATATATGTTCGTAA
- a CDS encoding VOC family protein, with the protein MGRLVHFEIHVDDMDRAKTFYGEVFGWKFEDWSEYAGMPYFGAVTGDESTPGINGALMKRQGPAPQAGQAMNGFACTMGVENYDETEKKILELGGTVAMPKYALPGMAWQGYYIDPEGNIIGIHQPDENAK; encoded by the coding sequence ATGGGTAGATTAGTTCATTTTGAAATCCATGTAGATGACATGGACCGCGCGAAAACGTTTTATGGGGAAGTTTTCGGATGGAAATTCGAAGACTGGAGCGAGTATGCCGGCATGCCTTACTTTGGGGCTGTGACGGGGGATGAAAGTACTCCGGGAATCAACGGTGCGTTAATGAAGCGCCAAGGCCCAGCTCCTCAAGCAGGACAAGCCATGAACGGGTTTGCCTGCACGATGGGTGTAGAAAATTATGATGAAACTGAAAAGAAAATCCTGGAGCTTGGGGGCACAGTGGCTATGCCAAAATACGCCCTGCCGGGAATGGCTTGGCAAGGATATTACATTGATCCTGAAGGTAATATCATTGGCATCCATCAGCCTGATGAGAATGCGAAGTAA